The sequence GATGTGCAGATCAATACCCGGAAGGTGAAAGTCTGTACAAAAATTCGGGAGGCATTTCGAGATAGTGAGTATGTTGTATTGGCGGTTCCAGCCGCTTTTGTGGCCGATGCCCTAACCGGGATAAAGCCCGAACACTTCACCAGCAAGTGCGTCATATCGGCTATCAAAGGCATGATTCCGGGGGCAAATCAGCTGGTAACCGATTGGGTTAGCGAGCAGTATGGCGTTCCGTCAGAGCGAATGTCGGTTATTGCCGGTCCCTGCCATGCTGAGGAAGTCGCTCTTGAAAAATATTCCTATCTGACCATTGCCTCGCCCGATCCGGCCTGTGCTGACACTGTATCGAACCTGCTCCGCTGCCGGTTCGTGCAGACCACACCTGTCGATGATATTTATGGCATTGAGTACAGCGCCGTTATGAAAAATATCATCGCACTAGCTTGCGGCATTACGCGCGGGCTGGGCTATGGCGACAATTTTCAGGCTGTGTTAGTGTCCAACGCCATGCAGGAAATTAAGCGGTTTGTTGATGCTATTTATCCAAAGCATCGTGACCTGAGTGGCTCGGCTTACCTCGGTGACTTACTGGTAACGGCCTATTCG comes from Spirosoma aureum and encodes:
- a CDS encoding NAD(P)H-dependent glycerol-3-phosphate dehydrogenase, yielding MKVSQPVRLTMVGGGSWATALVKILSENNVSIKWWLRKTSDAEHIKKFGHNPSYLSDVQINTRKVKVCTKIREAFRDSEYVVLAVPAAFVADALTGIKPEHFTSKCVISAIKGMIPGANQLVTDWVSEQYGVPSERMSVIAGPCHAEEVALEKYSYLTIASPDPACADTVSNLLRCRFVQTTPVDDIYGIEYSAVMKNIIALACGITRGLGYGDNFQAVLVSNAMQEIKRFVDAIYPKHRDLSGSAYLGDLLVTAYSPFSRNRTFGTLIGRGYTIQSAQAEMNMIAEGYYAVKSIYEINRRFNVKMPIVDAVYTILYEKAAPTTEMNALKELLT